From the genome of Primulina eburnea isolate SZY01 chromosome 12, ASM2296580v1, whole genome shotgun sequence, one region includes:
- the LOC140807303 gene encoding CEN-like protein 1 — translation MSRIAETLRVGRIIGEVIDSFDPCVHLNVIYNGNKHVSNGHELMPAAVATKPRVEIGGEDMRTAYTLVMTDPDAPSPSDPYLREHVHWIVTDIPGTTDASFGREVVCYEKPKPTIGIHRYAFVVFKQKVRYSVKYLPSSRDHFNTRRFAQENCLDFPVAALYFNAQRETACRKR, via the exons ATGTCGAGGATTGCGGAAACCCTTCGTGTAGGAAGGATTATAGGAGAAGTGATCGATAGTTTCGATCCTTGTGTGCATTTAAATGTGATATATAATGGGAACAAACATGTCTCCAATGGACATGAACTCATGCCTGCTGCTGTGGCTACGAAGCCTAGGGTCGAGATAGGTGGAGAAGACATGAGGACCGCTTATACTCTT GTCATGACTGATCCGGATGCTCCGAGTCCGAGTGACCCGTACTTGAGGGAACACGTCCACTG GATAGTTACAGATATTCCTGGCACTACTGATGCTTCTTTTG GGAGAGAAGTTGTATGCTATGAGAAGCCGAAGCCAACGATAGGCATCCATCGATATGCATTTGTTGTTTTCAAGCAGAAAGTGAGGTATAGCGTGAAGTACCTACCTTCTTCAAGGGATCATTTCAACACAAGGAGATTTGCGCAAGAAAATTGCCTGGATTTTCCTGTTGCTGCACTCTACTTTAATGCACAAAGAGAGACCGCCTGCAGGAAAAGATGA